A genomic stretch from uncultured Cohaesibacter sp. includes:
- a CDS encoding M20 aminoacylase family protein, producing the protein MPIINRIAEFQNQIKKVRQDLHEYPELQYDVHKTTTRVIAELKSYGISNITSGVGQSGVVAVIQGKSNKSGRTIGLRADMDALPLQETTGKPYASKVEGKMHACGHDGHTSMLLAAAKYLQETRNFDGEVVLIFQPAEEGGGGARAMVEDGLMDRWNIEQVYGMHNWPGIPAGAFEICPGALMASADRIYITVEGKGGHAAKPHECIDTVVVISAIIQAIQTIASRTVDPQKSIVISLCHVEAGFTDNVIPQTGLIEGTVRTLDPEVRTMAEKRLKEIIEGTAAVYGAKATLDYKRDYPVTVNHPAQTETAVKVAKSIAGADKVNDNFVATMGAEDFSFMLQERPGAFIFLGNGDSAPLHHPDYDFNDEVIPVGASYWAKLVEELLPA; encoded by the coding sequence ATGCCTATTATCAACCGAATTGCCGAATTTCAGAACCAGATCAAGAAAGTACGTCAGGACCTTCATGAATATCCGGAACTGCAATATGACGTCCACAAAACGACAACCCGCGTCATAGCCGAGTTGAAATCCTACGGCATTTCCAACATCACGTCCGGCGTCGGCCAATCCGGCGTTGTTGCCGTTATTCAGGGCAAGAGCAACAAGTCAGGGCGCACCATCGGCCTACGCGCCGATATGGATGCCTTGCCACTACAAGAAACGACCGGCAAACCATACGCCTCCAAGGTCGAAGGCAAAATGCATGCCTGTGGCCATGATGGTCACACCTCCATGCTGCTGGCTGCGGCCAAATATCTGCAGGAAACGCGCAATTTCGATGGCGAAGTGGTTCTCATCTTCCAGCCTGCAGAAGAAGGCGGCGGCGGCGCACGCGCCATGGTGGAAGACGGCCTGATGGATCGCTGGAATATCGAGCAGGTTTACGGCATGCACAATTGGCCGGGCATTCCGGCTGGTGCATTCGAAATTTGCCCGGGCGCCCTGATGGCTTCAGCCGACCGCATTTACATCACTGTCGAAGGCAAGGGGGGCCATGCAGCCAAACCTCATGAATGCATCGACACTGTGGTGGTCATTTCCGCCATCATTCAGGCCATCCAGACCATCGCCAGCCGCACGGTCGATCCGCAGAAATCGATTGTCATTTCCCTTTGTCATGTTGAGGCAGGCTTCACCGACAATGTAATCCCGCAAACAGGCCTGATCGAAGGCACCGTGCGCACGCTTGATCCGGAAGTTCGCACCATGGCCGAAAAGCGCCTCAAGGAAATCATCGAAGGCACGGCGGCCGTTTATGGTGCCAAGGCAACCCTCGATTACAAGCGCGATTATCCGGTCACGGTCAACCATCCAGCCCAGACGGAGACCGCCGTCAAGGTGGCCAAGTCCATCGCCGGTGCGGACAAGGTAAATGACAATTTCGTTGCAACCATGGGTGCTGAAGACTTTTCCTTCATGCTGCAAGAACGTCCGGGAGCCTTCATTTTTCTCGGCAATGGTGATTCAGCTCCTCTTCATCACCCGGACTATGATTTCAACGATGAAGTCATTCCCGTCGGCGCGTCCTACTGGGCCAAACTGGTCGAAGAGTTATTGCC
- a CDS encoding D-alanyl-D-alanine carboxypeptidase family protein: MIDLSVIRCLRLSIKRAVCRPFFLAFLMLVAVFHAQLALANAAANGQNNLPDLEISPNPLLLMDVATGNVLYQRDANKKWYPASLTKLMSAYVIFKAIEAGEISEDSVLTVSKHALSYPPSKMGLPVGTKLTVGNALRMMLVKSANDIAAALAERVAGSEPAFAKRMNAEAQRLGMHASHFVNANGLYASGHISSARDMALVARQLLVEFPQYRTLFQIPAIRHGKKVLRSYNILLEHFRGANGMKTGFVCASGYNIVASATRGGRQLLAVVMGAPNAQIRAETAAFLLTEGFRRQDMRSGAGVPITQEAAFGPITSAGNMRSVVCPNGQVKWNPKVKYSSSYLSPRFKLMEPVRVYAGVRSVERPVILPHMLPQLPLYAPREKSVLPLKQQKGSIVKLVQMPRSKP, from the coding sequence ATGATCGACCTTTCTGTCATCAGATGCCTGCGTCTGTCCATCAAACGGGCGGTCTGCCGTCCTTTTTTCTTGGCCTTTTTGATGCTGGTTGCCGTTTTTCATGCCCAGCTGGCCTTGGCCAACGCTGCCGCAAATGGACAGAATAACCTGCCGGATCTTGAGATTTCTCCCAATCCCTTGTTGCTGATGGATGTGGCGACGGGCAACGTGCTGTATCAGCGTGATGCCAACAAGAAATGGTATCCGGCTTCGCTGACAAAGCTGATGTCGGCCTATGTCATTTTCAAAGCCATCGAAGCGGGCGAGATTTCTGAAGACAGCGTGCTGACGGTTTCCAAGCATGCACTTTCCTATCCGCCCTCCAAGATGGGGTTGCCGGTGGGGACAAAACTCACCGTGGGCAATGCCCTGCGCATGATGCTAGTCAAATCTGCAAATGATATAGCGGCAGCGCTAGCAGAGCGGGTTGCCGGCAGCGAGCCTGCATTTGCCAAGCGCATGAATGCCGAGGCGCAGCGGCTTGGCATGCACGCTTCCCATTTTGTCAATGCCAACGGGCTCTATGCATCGGGGCATATTTCATCCGCGCGGGATATGGCGTTGGTCGCAAGACAGCTTCTTGTCGAGTTTCCGCAATATCGGACCTTGTTCCAGATCCCGGCCATCCGGCATGGAAAGAAGGTTCTGCGCTCTTACAATATCTTGCTGGAACATTTTCGCGGAGCCAATGGCATGAAAACGGGCTTCGTGTGCGCATCCGGGTACAATATCGTCGCGTCGGCCACCCGTGGCGGGCGACAGTTGCTTGCTGTGGTCATGGGCGCGCCCAATGCGCAAATCCGAGCGGAAACCGCCGCTTTCCTGCTGACCGAAGGTTTCCGGCGGCAGGATATGCGCAGTGGAGCTGGCGTTCCGATCACTCAGGAAGCTGCCTTCGGGCCCATCACGTCTGCGGGCAATATGCGCTCTGTGGTCTGCCCCAATGGGCAAGTCAAATGGAACCCGAAAGTGAAATATAGCAGCAGCTATCTATCGCCTCGCTTCAAGCTCATGGAGCCGGTGCGGGTCTATGCGGGTGTTCGTTCTGTGGAAAGACCGGTGATCCTGCCTCACATGCTGCCGCAACTGCCTTTGTATGCGCCGAGAGAAAAATCCGTGCTGCCGCTCAAGCAGCAGAAGGGCTCGATCGTCAAATTGGTTCAAATGCCGCGGTCCAAGCCATAA